GAACCCGCACGCGATCCCGCGTACGCACCCGCTTCCTCCGGATGTCGTCGCGGCGCAGATCGCGGCCGTCGCCGCCGACTTCCCCGTCGCGGCGGCCAAGACCGGGATGCTTGCGAACGGTTCCATCGTCGCCGTCGTTTGCGAGCAGCTCGCGGCGCTGGCCATCCCGCCGGTCGTCGACCCGGTTCTTGTGTCGACGAGCGGCAATCCGCTGCTCGACGAGAGCGGCTTCCACCTGCTGAAAGCCAGGCTCCTGCCGCTGGCCGCGGTCGTGACGCCGAACCGGATGGAGGCGGAGCGGCTCAGCGGCGCGAAGGTCACTTCGCTCGCGGGAGCGCGGGAGGCAGCGCGGCGCATCCGGGATCTCGGCGCGGCGGCCGTCATCGTCACCGGCGGACACCTGGACGGGACGGACACTGTCGTCGACATCCTCGACGACGGTACGGGCGCCGTCGAGATCGCGACGGGGCGCGTCGGCGGCCCCGCCGGCAGCCGCACCCACGGCACGGGCTGCACCTTCAGCGCCGCCCTGACCGCCGGTCTTGCCGCGGGGCTGGCGCTGCCCGCGGCCGCGGAAGGCGCGCAGCGCTACGTCGCCGCGGCGATTCGGCAGGCTCATCGCTTCGGCCGCGGCGGCCGCGTTCTCGGTCACGGACCACCGGTCGCGGCGCGTGCCGGCGGGCCGAGCCGGCGCGCGGACTGATCACTCGGCGCGCGACTGCTATACTGCCGGGACATGGGGGCGCCGGCCTTCGTGGTCACCACCGAGCCGCTGGAACTGCAACCGATCATCGACCTCGTCGCGCGTCGCCTGGCGGACGCGGCGGCGAGCGCCGGCGCCGTCACCTCGTTCCTGGGCACGGTGCGCAACGAGAATCGAGGCCGGCGCGTCGACCGGCTGGAGTACGAGGCGTACGAGCCGCTGGCGGTGAAGTCCTTCGAACGCATCGCGGCCGAGGCGTACGAACGCTGGCCGGACACCCACGTCGCCGTGCACCATCGCGTTGGGCGGCTGGCCGTCGGCGAGGCGAGCGTCGCCATCGCCGCCGCGTCGCCGCATCGGGCGGACGCGTTCGCAGCGTGCCGTTACGCCATCGAGCGCATCAAGCAGATCACGCCGATCTGGAAGCACGAGTTCTTCGAGGGCGGGGACGTCTGGATCGAGGGCGCCACCGCGGATCCCGACGACGAGGAGGCCCGCGGGCGGGCCCTGCAGGCGGCATGCGCGTAACGGTCCGACTCTTCGCCCGGCTGCGCGACATCGCCGGCGCCTCCGACCTGGCGCGCGAACTGCCCGGGGACGCCACGGCGGACACGGTCTGGAGACTGCTGGCGGACGAGCACCCCGAGCTCGCCGCCTACCGCGGCGCGGTGTCCGTCGCCGTCAACGCCGAGTACGCACGGATGGACGCCCGCATCGCCGACGGCGACGAAATCGCGTTTCTGCCGCCCGTTTCGGGAGGCTGATCGGTCATGTTCGACAAGCTGCAGGCAATCGAGGAGCGGTACGACAAGCTGATGGCGCTCATCGCCAATCCGGCGGTGCAGGCCGACCAGCAGGAGTATCGCCGCCATACCCGCGCGCTCTCCGAGATACAGCCGCTCGTCGAGCAGTTCC
The window above is part of the Acidobacteriota bacterium genome. Proteins encoded here:
- a CDS encoding molybdenum cofactor biosynthesis protein MoaE, which gives rise to MGAPAFVVTTEPLELQPIIDLVARRLADAAASAGAVTSFLGTVRNENRGRRVDRLEYEAYEPLAVKSFERIAAEAYERWPDTHVAVHHRVGRLAVGEASVAIAAASPHRADAFAACRYAIERIKQITPIWKHEFFEGGDVWIEGATADPDDEEARGRALQAACA
- the moaD gene encoding molybdopterin converting factor subunit 1 — encoded protein: MRVTVRLFARLRDIAGASDLARELPGDATADTVWRLLADEHPELAAYRGAVSVAVNAEYARMDARIADGDEIAFLPPVSGG
- the thiD gene encoding bifunctional hydroxymethylpyrimidine kinase/phosphomethylpyrimidine kinase, with the translated sequence MHAALTIAGSDSGGGAGVQRDLLTFAAHGVHGLSAVTAVTAQNPHAIPRTHPLPPDVVAAQIAAVAADFPVAAAKTGMLANGSIVAVVCEQLAALAIPPVVDPVLVSTSGNPLLDESGFHLLKARLLPLAAVVTPNRMEAERLSGAKVTSLAGAREAARRIRDLGAAAVIVTGGHLDGTDTVVDILDDGTGAVEIATGRVGGPAGSRTHGTGCTFSAALTAGLAAGLALPAAAEGAQRYVAAAIRQAHRFGRGGRVLGHGPPVAARAGGPSRRAD